Proteins encoded by one window of Halobacteriovoraceae bacterium:
- the rpsI gene encoding 30S ribosomal protein S9 — MSSEKKSTSYLAHGVGRRKSSVARVYICEGNGKVIVNNREVQDYFPKGTDRYVVNQPMNLLKISNKYDVRVNVVGGGSTGQSGAIRLGVARALIKTDPTLRSELKKAGFLTRDSRKVERKKYGFAGARRSFQFSKR; from the coding sequence ATGTCGAGCGAGAAGAAGAGTACAAGTTATTTAGCACATGGTGTAGGTAGAAGAAAGTCGTCTGTTGCAAGAGTTTACATTTGCGAAGGCAACGGTAAAGTGATTGTTAATAACAGAGAAGTACAAGATTATTTCCCTAAGGGGACAGACAGATATGTTGTCAATCAACCTATGAACCTTCTTAAGATTTCAAATAAGTATGATGTTAGAGTGAATGTTGTTGGTGGTGGGTCTACAGGACAGTCTGGCGCGATTCGCTTAGGAGTTGCAAGAGCTTTAATTAAGACTGATCCCACTTTGAGATCAGAGTTAAAGAAGGCCGGATTTCTTACAAGAGACTCTCGTAAAGTTGAAAGGAAAAAGTACGGTTTTGCAGGGGCCAGAAGATCTTTCCAATTCTCAAAACGTTAA
- the rplM gene encoding 50S ribosomal protein L13: protein MYVQKSFVLKPADAEKKWFIIDAQDKIVGRLATEIADILRGKNNPKYTPHTDSGDFVVVINAEKVRFTGKKLKDKKYYWHTNHIGGLKQRTAQEQLDKHPELIVMNAVKGMLPKNTLGRKQLTKLKVYKGEAHPHEAQSPEVYNI, encoded by the coding sequence ATGTACGTACAGAAGTCATTTGTTTTAAAACCGGCCGATGCTGAGAAAAAGTGGTTCATTATTGATGCTCAGGATAAGATTGTAGGTCGTTTGGCCACTGAGATTGCTGACATCCTAAGAGGCAAAAATAATCCAAAGTATACGCCACATACTGATAGTGGGGACTTTGTTGTTGTGATCAATGCTGAAAAAGTAAGATTCACAGGAAAGAAACTTAAGGATAAGAAATACTATTGGCACACTAACCATATTGGTGGATTGAAGCAAAGAACAGCTCAAGAACAATTAGACAAACACCCTGAACTAATAGTTATGAATGCTGTGAAAGGTATGCTTCCAAAAAATACCTTAGGTAGAAAACAATTAACTAAATTGAAAGTGTATAAGGGAGAGGCACATCCACACGAAGCGCAATCTCCTGAAGTTTACAATATATAA
- a CDS encoding BamA/TamA family outer membrane protein — MKRILAAIFYFIVIFQRAYSIELEVNCPNNKFCMSFREQARQFFSDEMIDQTSALTALKILFLSDNIKNAGFKLIGNGQNIKKIIINVNFKKVFKGFEFIGNDSLAQEMIDFNNKYKTGDFITEDDVEEFRQSILLHLQNKGHRNIKYNLRLEENEDGLFVRFQMEKSDFIILKSVNIVTSSDIESLRLKNRFKKLSNKKWDKIKFNIVINELKDELLKMGYYFVNIKQVIPQVEDSTISIKIDLEIDLGQKFNLYIEGNKHLEIQELRDILYASLRESQQGLDIPKLKEAVNSRYELLGVFGTKTYINVINYLSKTGEITNVYLNIQEGKKIKIKSISFDGNQSVTDSKLKNLFYEFATGISKNGHYNLEYLQNFKEHIKEEYFKNGFPFVKIDGPIVYKSKQYDVLYRIDEDEQTIIDDVNIQGIEDKNLQKEVKDLIELKKGEPLNYLAIDSQITKVIQYLKNQGFFFARLSQDPSQLIQYVDGYKTARLNFAFDIQKKIKFNRIIISGLKKTRPEVILREFPSNKGDILSDVDIHQFKDNLSSLEVFSFVRVSVVPLNREIQTDEFYNVNILVQVNERNPGIFEVAPGYRTDIGLKLSTSLKYINLYGLNRILSLDTVLNQRLDKNNIESERLALYGSELEYLAKVKYIEPYLFGTKIQFENSLSTQRKRYVLFDADTLSADIRFSRYFTKFFSLGLQYEIEDIKQFNSLDKLDDNNNVVNLNRYFRIGSISPNMLLDFRDNKTNPRKGFFSGIFFEYSSPDFGSMKKEDYEVKFYKLIFRNKMYWSAKNWGIAISYTLGKQKNLSDIISDSNGIPPTKIFRLSGLDFVRGYSDELLNQRKIGDSSKDITELLVTDSLYMTSMKIEPRIFYSDTINIGLFYDAGSLSFDKLKLFGEKATAGISFKYLTPVGSLDLDYGVKLNKTDRRIEFARWHLSIGTF; from the coding sequence ATGAAAAGAATTCTAGCTGCCATATTCTATTTTATCGTAATATTTCAAAGAGCTTATTCTATTGAATTAGAAGTTAATTGTCCAAATAATAAATTTTGTATGTCATTCAGAGAACAGGCAAGACAATTTTTTTCAGATGAAATGATTGATCAGACATCAGCTTTAACGGCCCTGAAGATTTTATTTTTAAGTGATAATATTAAAAACGCTGGATTTAAACTGATAGGAAATGGCCAAAATATTAAAAAAATTATTATAAATGTAAACTTCAAAAAAGTTTTTAAAGGATTCGAATTTATTGGGAATGACTCACTCGCGCAGGAGATGATAGATTTTAACAACAAATATAAAACAGGTGACTTTATTACAGAGGATGATGTTGAGGAATTTAGACAATCAATTTTATTACACCTTCAGAACAAAGGTCATAGAAATATTAAATATAATTTAAGACTTGAAGAAAATGAGGATGGTTTATTTGTTAGATTTCAGATGGAAAAATCTGATTTCATTATTCTAAAGTCGGTAAATATTGTTACTAGTTCAGATATTGAAAGTCTGCGCTTAAAGAATAGATTTAAGAAACTGTCCAATAAGAAATGGGATAAAATCAAATTCAATATTGTCATTAATGAGCTTAAAGACGAGTTATTAAAAATGGGTTATTATTTTGTCAACATTAAACAAGTAATCCCTCAGGTTGAAGATTCTACGATAAGTATAAAAATTGATTTGGAAATTGATCTTGGACAAAAGTTTAATTTATATATCGAAGGCAATAAGCATCTTGAAATACAAGAACTAAGAGATATATTATATGCTTCACTTAGGGAGTCTCAACAGGGACTAGATATTCCAAAACTAAAAGAAGCTGTAAATAGTAGATACGAATTACTAGGTGTGTTCGGAACAAAAACATATATCAATGTTATAAATTATTTGTCGAAAACAGGTGAAATTACAAATGTTTATTTAAATATTCAAGAAGGGAAGAAAATCAAAATTAAGTCAATTAGTTTTGATGGTAATCAATCAGTCACCGATTCAAAATTAAAAAATTTGTTTTATGAATTTGCAACAGGGATATCTAAAAATGGTCATTACAATTTGGAATACTTACAAAATTTTAAAGAACATATTAAAGAGGAGTACTTTAAAAATGGATTTCCATTTGTTAAAATAGATGGTCCAATCGTTTATAAGAGTAAGCAGTATGATGTACTATATCGTATAGATGAAGACGAGCAAACTATAATTGATGATGTTAACATTCAAGGAATAGAAGATAAAAACTTGCAAAAAGAAGTTAAAGATTTAATTGAACTTAAAAAAGGTGAACCTCTAAATTATTTGGCCATTGATTCACAAATTACGAAGGTTATTCAATATCTTAAGAATCAAGGTTTCTTTTTTGCAAGACTTTCACAGGATCCTTCTCAATTAATTCAATATGTAGATGGGTATAAAACTGCAAGGTTGAATTTTGCTTTTGATATTCAGAAAAAAATCAAGTTTAACAGAATAATCATTTCTGGATTAAAGAAAACGAGACCTGAAGTTATATTAAGAGAATTTCCTTCTAATAAAGGTGATATCTTAAGTGATGTTGATATACATCAATTCAAAGACAATCTTTCTTCTTTAGAAGTATTTTCATTTGTAAGAGTTAGCGTTGTGCCTTTAAATCGTGAAATACAAACAGATGAATTCTACAATGTTAATATTTTAGTACAAGTGAATGAAAGAAATCCTGGAATTTTTGAAGTTGCACCTGGATATAGAACAGATATTGGTCTAAAGCTTTCAACAAGTCTTAAATATATAAATCTTTATGGATTAAATAGAATACTTTCTTTAGATACAGTTTTAAACCAAAGGTTAGATAAAAATAACATCGAGAGCGAACGACTTGCTCTTTATGGAAGTGAGTTAGAATATTTGGCGAAGGTAAAATACATTGAGCCATATCTTTTCGGTACAAAAATTCAGTTTGAAAATTCATTGAGTACTCAAAGAAAAAGATATGTTTTATTCGATGCAGATACTTTAAGTGCTGACATTCGGTTTTCTCGATATTTTACAAAATTTTTCTCTTTAGGCCTTCAATATGAAATAGAAGACATTAAACAATTTAATTCATTAGATAAACTTGATGATAATAATAATGTTGTCAATCTGAACAGGTATTTCCGAATTGGTAGTATTTCACCCAATATGTTATTAGACTTTCGAGATAACAAAACCAACCCCAGAAAAGGTTTTTTTTCAGGTATATTTTTTGAATATTCTTCTCCTGATTTTGGTTCGATGAAAAAAGAAGACTATGAAGTAAAATTTTATAAATTGATATTTAGGAATAAGATGTACTGGTCTGCTAAAAATTGGGGAATTGCAATTTCTTATACTTTAGGAAAACAAAAAAACCTATCAGACATTATTAGCGATAGTAATGGCATTCCCCCTACAAAGATTTTTAGACTTTCAGGACTAGACTTTGTTAGAGGATATTCTGATGAACTTTTAAATCAAAGAAAAATTGGCGACAGTTCTAAAGATATTACAGAGCTTCTTGTGACGGATTCCTTATACATGACAAGCATGAAAATAGAACCACGTATATTCTATTCTGATACAATTAATATAGGCCTTTTTTATGATGCTGGAAGTCTCAGCTTTGATAAATTAAAATTATTTGGAGAAAAAGCAACAGCAGGTATTAGTTTTAAATACTTGACCCCCGTTGGATCATTAGATTTAGACTATGGTGTCAAATTAAACAAAACAGACAGACGAATTGAGTTTGCTCGTTGGCACTTATCCATTGGAACATTCTAG
- a CDS encoding translocation/assembly module TamB domain-containing protein: MKFTQTEYFSSILSREITRAIKKIASAKLEFERISVNVFPPATILENVRFEYQNQKILQVNELSIEIDIFDLFYSDLAIKKIKMSDGQILMLNSLHEKKIEFNENMLSEFDAFRNKLYNGKNVKIMGIELNDIGLYKDELHAFVKFASLNLKKHTTTLEIESEDIHINEHKIDYFELKAQTYKNKVWIKKLNISDDLNFVSTKGEIEEENGHKVNFEIQGDVNIENSLLKRFKIDKEIYGELDFKANVMGRLGELEIKTDLNLRNVRTPWFYGDSLSTSVRILDEIVYLDSFILKNENGMIKTEDKIKFFNISQNKFIDKKYFIKANNMDLKPLIYSFRDSIDFISGQLSGNIFVNFEEDFKIDLKESIIKDFYLGKNVQRPIIINNELKVQGGILNWNWQNKLDLQYEIRMGEYTNLLLKGMINNKVAEFSIKEGLIDFKEFGPIAGVDIEGRGGVDFKMILDSRNYLDMYFTVNQFSVVGLNLGDAITHMQYDLDKNELNILDYKGKKEISEYEGKGKLIFGKNARMDLGINVKKSNLEDALDIFQNMKDKFTGLGNILNSEFKTNLRISGGYKLSEMSISGFMYSDRSNILNHKIDQLSLNYELEKEIISLKNITLQKEQGQFKANILYNLKTTYCEYESDISKFKLQDLELFKNFDFGIDGQMNGSVYGSGLLKDHSVRGELKLEETQIAREKIPDSNILFFYDRNILNSEMSIFGKDIRVSMNIDLSELILGKKRHPSEIEIDFNVDDGKYLFGIFTERNMEINGPELNLKSTIKLSSYLKNFRDTNFSFHIDKFSFAYEDSYFSLNNELVTKIENGEVKKSNFSVSDGTEYLRSISKGDLNKDFQFKTLFSFNSKYLNLLSKKIKYSKGDISGYFVFLGNQEKFDINAEIISKKMNISLSSVFGEFKNTSFNILFNNGDIFLQSIKADYEGGEINGSGNIALKFPYPTLSLDFNIENVALKILERSRFVFNSTLSLSGIKPPYLVKSDTNITYGIFQDDLNNFSGGKINDSNRYLPDKKNIRTNELIELNSNIYITSPIRLKSNFLDFFITGELKLEGGIHDMMYRTKLNIVPTNSKIKFKGYDFVVTKGEVFKDEIDKSIPEINLSSTSEVSEYVVVANLKGPVNDTKLELFSEPALGQEDILSLLTLGYTTEMSAKINKSALTSVTRLGIGSILVDQLKINEQLNESFGIKLSVVPEFVDETNLVSTTSNTNNSDNKLKTTTKIQIDKPINKKLGLSFSSTVGGNLQEKQEVKLKYNLNKNISLQGIYELKSNDTDSNDGSINSLGGDLKFKWTFE, encoded by the coding sequence ATGAAATTCACTCAGACTGAGTATTTTTCAAGCATCCTTTCCCGTGAGATTACAAGGGCAATAAAGAAAATTGCATCTGCTAAATTAGAGTTTGAAAGAATAAGTGTCAATGTTTTCCCTCCTGCTACGATATTGGAAAATGTTAGATTTGAATATCAAAATCAAAAGATTCTTCAAGTTAATGAATTATCTATTGAAATTGATATTTTCGATTTGTTTTATTCAGATTTGGCCATAAAAAAAATAAAGATGAGTGATGGACAAATTTTAATGTTGAATTCACTGCACGAGAAAAAAATAGAATTTAATGAAAATATGCTTAGTGAATTTGATGCGTTTAGAAATAAACTTTACAATGGAAAAAATGTAAAGATCATGGGGATTGAGTTAAATGATATCGGTCTCTACAAAGATGAACTACATGCCTTTGTGAAATTTGCTAGTCTAAACTTAAAAAAACATACCACAACTTTAGAAATTGAAAGTGAAGATATTCATATTAATGAACACAAAATAGATTATTTTGAATTGAAAGCACAAACATATAAGAATAAAGTTTGGATTAAAAAACTTAATATCTCTGATGATTTAAATTTTGTCTCAACTAAAGGGGAAATTGAGGAAGAAAATGGACATAAAGTAAACTTTGAGATTCAAGGTGATGTAAATATTGAAAATAGTCTTCTTAAGAGATTTAAAATTGATAAAGAAATATATGGAGAACTAGATTTTAAAGCGAATGTCATGGGCCGTTTAGGAGAGTTAGAAATTAAAACGGATCTGAATTTAAGAAATGTCAGAACACCTTGGTTTTACGGAGATAGTCTAAGTACATCTGTTAGGATTTTAGATGAAATCGTTTATCTGGATTCATTTATTTTAAAAAATGAAAACGGGATGATCAAAACGGAAGATAAAATCAAATTTTTTAATATCTCTCAAAACAAATTTATAGATAAAAAATATTTTATAAAAGCAAATAATATGGATCTTAAACCATTAATCTATTCATTTAGAGATTCTATTGATTTTATAAGCGGTCAACTGTCAGGAAACATATTTGTCAATTTTGAAGAAGATTTCAAAATTGATTTGAAAGAAAGCATAATAAAAGATTTTTATCTTGGAAAAAATGTTCAGAGACCTATTATTATTAATAATGAGTTAAAAGTTCAAGGTGGAATATTGAATTGGAATTGGCAAAATAAATTGGATTTGCAGTATGAAATTAGAATGGGAGAATATACAAATTTATTATTGAAAGGAATGATTAACAACAAAGTCGCTGAATTTTCAATAAAAGAAGGTCTTATCGATTTCAAAGAATTTGGTCCAATAGCAGGAGTTGATATTGAAGGGAGAGGTGGAGTAGATTTTAAAATGATTTTAGATAGTAGGAACTATCTAGACATGTATTTCACTGTAAATCAGTTCTCAGTAGTAGGATTAAACCTTGGAGATGCTATTACACATATGCAATATGATTTAGATAAAAATGAATTGAATATTCTAGATTATAAAGGAAAAAAAGAAATCTCTGAATACGAAGGAAAAGGTAAACTTATATTTGGGAAAAATGCCAGGATGGATCTGGGTATAAACGTTAAAAAAAGTAATTTAGAAGATGCTTTAGATATATTTCAAAATATGAAAGATAAATTTACGGGGCTAGGAAATATTTTAAATTCAGAATTTAAAACAAATCTTAGAATTTCAGGAGGATATAAACTATCAGAAATGAGTATCTCAGGATTTATGTACAGTGATAGAAGTAATATATTAAATCATAAGATAGATCAACTTAGCTTAAATTATGAATTAGAAAAAGAAATTATTTCATTGAAAAATATAACTTTGCAAAAAGAACAAGGACAATTTAAAGCGAATATACTTTACAACTTAAAAACTACTTATTGTGAATATGAATCAGATATAAGTAAGTTCAAATTGCAAGACTTGGAATTGTTTAAGAATTTTGATTTTGGAATAGATGGACAAATGAATGGGTCTGTCTATGGATCAGGACTATTAAAGGATCACTCTGTAAGAGGAGAGTTAAAACTAGAAGAAACCCAAATAGCTCGTGAAAAAATTCCAGACTCAAATATACTGTTTTTTTATGATAGGAATATATTAAATTCCGAGATGAGCATTTTTGGAAAAGATATTAGAGTTTCAATGAATATAGATTTATCAGAGTTGATTCTCGGCAAAAAAAGACATCCATCTGAAATTGAAATTGATTTCAATGTTGACGACGGCAAATATTTATTTGGAATATTTACAGAAAGAAATATGGAAATCAATGGGCCAGAGCTAAATCTAAAATCAACCATAAAGTTAAGCTCCTATTTGAAAAATTTCAGGGATACTAATTTTAGTTTCCACATAGATAAGTTTTCTTTTGCATATGAGGATTCTTATTTTAGTTTAAATAATGAGTTAGTGACAAAAATTGAGAATGGCGAAGTTAAAAAAAGTAATTTTTCAGTAAGTGACGGAACAGAGTATTTAAGATCAATTAGTAAAGGTGATCTTAATAAAGATTTTCAGTTTAAAACATTATTTAGTTTTAATTCTAAATATTTAAACCTTTTAAGTAAAAAAATAAAATATTCTAAAGGAGACATCTCTGGATATTTTGTTTTCTTAGGTAATCAGGAAAAATTTGACATAAATGCCGAAATTATTAGTAAAAAAATGAATATAAGTCTTTCTTCTGTTTTTGGTGAATTTAAAAATACCTCTTTTAATATTCTATTTAATAATGGTGATATATTTTTACAATCAATTAAAGCAGATTATGAAGGAGGTGAAATAAATGGGAGTGGAAATATTGCATTAAAGTTTCCCTATCCGACATTAAGTTTAGACTTTAATATAGAAAACGTTGCGCTTAAAATATTGGAACGTTCTAGATTTGTATTTAATAGTACTTTAAGTTTATCTGGAATAAAACCACCATATCTTGTGAAGAGCGATACAAATATTACTTATGGAATTTTTCAGGATGATCTTAATAATTTTAGTGGAGGAAAAATTAATGATAGTAACAGATATTTACCTGATAAAAAAAATATAAGAACAAATGAACTTATTGAGCTGAATTCTAACATCTATATTACTTCTCCAATTAGATTGAAATCAAATTTTTTAGATTTTTTCATTACTGGAGAGCTAAAACTAGAGGGTGGAATTCATGATATGATGTACAGAACAAAACTCAATATAGTACCAACTAACAGTAAAATTAAATTTAAGGGATATGATTTTGTTGTAACGAAGGGAGAAGTTTTTAAAGATGAAATTGATAAATCGATTCCAGAAATAAATTTAAGTTCTACGAGCGAAGTTTCAGAATATGTAGTCGTTGCCAACTTAAAAGGTCCAGTAAATGATACAAAATTGGAACTATTCTCCGAGCCTGCATTAGGTCAAGAAGATATTCTTTCATTGTTAACTCTCGGATATACCACAGAAATGTCTGCTAAAATAAATAAATCTGCATTGACTTCTGTTACGAGATTGGGAATTGGGAGTATTTTAGTTGATCAACTCAAGATAAATGAACAATTAAATGAGTCTTTTGGAATAAAATTAAGTGTTGTACCTGAATTTGTTGACGAAACAAACCTTGTAAGTACAACAAGTAATACAAACAACTCTGACAATAAGCTTAAGACTACCACAAAAATACAAATAGATAAGCCGATTAATAAAAAACTGGGACTTAGTTTTAGCTCTACAGTTGGAGGGAATTTACAAGAAAAACAAGAAGTAAAATTAAAATATAATTTAAACAAAAATATCTCTTTACAAGGAATTTACGAACTAAAAAGTAATGATACAGATTCCAATGACGGTTCAATAAACTCCCTAGGAGGGGACTTGAAATTTAAATGGACGTTTGAATGA
- the efp gene encoding elongation factor P: MYQTTDFRKGLKIEIEKKIFVIVESNHVNPGKGSAFVRTRLKNLETGQVIERTFKAGVDTVDKPDCSDKEMEYMYDDQDGYNFMDQANYETIHLTFDQVGDAKNYLQEGIKVSVLYHNSRPISVELPNFIELEVAETDPGLKGDTASGGTKKAIMNTGLQVNVPLFIKQGEVLKIDTRTGDYVERVKTK; this comes from the coding sequence ATGTATCAGACAACTGATTTTAGAAAAGGTTTGAAAATTGAAATAGAGAAAAAAATATTTGTCATTGTTGAATCAAATCATGTCAATCCAGGTAAAGGTTCGGCCTTTGTGAGAACAAGATTAAAAAACCTTGAAACAGGTCAAGTTATAGAAAGAACTTTTAAGGCCGGTGTGGATACAGTGGATAAGCCAGATTGTTCTGATAAAGAAATGGAATATATGTATGATGATCAAGATGGTTATAATTTCATGGATCAAGCAAATTACGAAACGATTCATCTTACTTTTGATCAAGTCGGTGATGCAAAAAATTATTTGCAAGAAGGAATTAAAGTCTCTGTACTTTACCACAATAGTCGACCAATATCTGTAGAACTCCCTAATTTTATAGAACTAGAGGTAGCTGAAACTGATCCTGGACTTAAGGGAGATACGGCAAGTGGTGGTACAAAAAAGGCCATTATGAATACGGGTTTACAAGTGAATGTTCCGCTATTTATTAAGCAAGGAGAAGTTCTAAAAATTGACACGCGTACAGGAGATTATGTAGAGCGAGTTAAAACGAAATAA
- a CDS encoding 3-dehydroquinate dehydratase, whose translation MFKILIINGPNINMLGKREKDIYGGHTLQEIQDSTKKVLSEYIDHLEIEWFQSNIEGEIINEIQKASSNNKLNGLVINPAAYTHTSVGIHDALKLMKVPVCEVHLSNTFQREDFRKERITSRSVNFALEGLGKNAYINGVLALWINREN comes from the coding sequence ATGTTTAAAATTCTTATAATTAATGGGCCAAACATTAATATGCTTGGTAAACGCGAAAAAGATATTTATGGTGGGCATACACTGCAAGAGATTCAAGATAGTACTAAAAAAGTACTATCTGAATATATTGATCATCTAGAAATTGAATGGTTTCAAAGCAATATTGAAGGGGAAATTATAAATGAAATTCAAAAGGCCTCTTCAAACAATAAATTAAATGGACTAGTGATTAATCCTGCAGCATATACACATACAAGTGTAGGAATTCACGATGCGTTAAAACTCATGAAAGTTCCAGTGTGTGAAGTCCACTTATCAAATACATTTCAAAGAGAAGATTTTAGAAAAGAAAGAATAACTTCAAGATCAGTAAATTTTGCACTTGAGGGTCTTGGAAAGAATGCATATATCAATGGTGTATTAGCACTTTGGATAAATAGGGAGAACTAG
- a CDS encoding tetratricopeptide repeat protein, whose protein sequence is MYEKNRRSRVFAPLAEVYRKLGRIDDALVVLKEGIKNNPDYIMGHVALAACYHDCEQDQLAYGILRPLINKNRDNIRLQKLFAEVCTKLNHEEEALEVYKFLLFLNPKDYEIQGKVKDLENRETFQFLEEKSFSKEENLASGPFDDLDDWVQVDFMEGVNQEAEEEIGNEWTIGPTNIQEITKEEIPPVMLENNNRPSEFEPNNEKILTTSVEPKKSDVNNIVTLTLVDLYVSQGYYAKAKEILKSFEGVGPEIISKKIAEIEEIQESRKVIKNPIEKAQGHDVLSNILDKKLGQSESKKKQKHDNKELGKKFSQFLSGIHQRAKKQSSVQKS, encoded by the coding sequence ATGTACGAGAAAAATCGTCGTTCAAGAGTTTTTGCACCTCTTGCAGAAGTCTATAGGAAACTTGGTAGGATTGATGATGCCTTGGTTGTTTTAAAAGAAGGTATTAAAAATAATCCTGACTATATTATGGGCCATGTTGCTTTGGCCGCATGTTATCATGATTGTGAACAAGACCAGCTGGCCTATGGTATACTAAGGCCACTGATTAATAAAAATCGTGATAATATTCGTCTTCAAAAGTTATTTGCAGAGGTTTGTACAAAACTCAACCACGAAGAAGAGGCCTTAGAAGTCTATAAGTTTTTATTGTTTTTAAATCCTAAAGACTATGAAATTCAAGGTAAGGTTAAAGATTTAGAGAATAGAGAGACTTTTCAATTTTTAGAGGAAAAAAGCTTTTCGAAGGAAGAAAATCTCGCGAGTGGCCCATTTGATGACCTTGATGATTGGGTACAAGTAGATTTTATGGAGGGTGTAAATCAAGAAGCAGAAGAAGAGATTGGAAATGAGTGGACTATAGGTCCAACAAATATTCAAGAAATTACTAAAGAAGAAATTCCTCCAGTTATGTTAGAAAACAATAATCGACCAAGCGAGTTCGAGCCTAATAATGAAAAAATATTAACTACAAGTGTAGAACCTAAAAAGAGTGATGTTAATAATATTGTAACTTTAACGCTTGTAGATTTATACGTTTCGCAAGGTTACTATGCTAAGGCCAAAGAAATATTGAAGTCATTTGAAGGTGTAGGGCCAGAAATTATCAGTAAAAAAATTGCAGAAATTGAAGAAATTCAAGAATCTAGAAAAGTGATAAAAAACCCAATTGAAAAAGCACAGGGCCATGATGTTTTATCAAATATTCTTGATAAGAAGTTAGGTCAATCCGAGTCAAAAAAGAAACAAAAACATGATAATAAGGAGTTAGGTAAGAAATTTAGCCAGTTTTTATCTGGAATTCATCAACGAGCAAAAAAACAAAGTTCCGTACAAAAATCTTAA